One genomic region from Cyclopterus lumpus isolate fCycLum1 chromosome 20, fCycLum1.pri, whole genome shotgun sequence encodes:
- the LOC117749960 gene encoding V-set domain-containing T-cell activation inhibitor 1-like, producing the protein MALWIRAVFLGFLTFVRTVNGEDAVDCVLGGSCILPCSFPPGGEVVLYWIQVATGNTIHYFYNNQDQVELQDQHFRGRTSLFKDQISRGNASLRLTGVQIQDQGRYRCYTSNKPGTKESFSNLNVYAPVRKVDIRQLENRITCSSEGIYPEPTLTWTTKPPFNETLQNQTTVQQTEQQLYSISSFLVASAPGLDYSCTVSTRVSQRRATWSLPTNISGSRTETTIRCRSSEGPPTGLIWRFNHSQIILNQTGTDYTTSEDWKKHVKSSSESGILTLKDLSSSQEGIYSCELSDAEETYSSFFLRLEGSPDSHNNVAEIAGWVIVVFVVCGLIAAAIFKLKYKKRKKNSQPNGQTSEEHEMNPLNGQKTEEDK; encoded by the exons ATGGCTTTGTGGATCCGTGCCGTGTTTTTGGGGTTCTTGACCTTCGTGAGGACGGTCAACGGAGAAG ATGCTGTGGACTGTGTTCTGGGGGGCAGCTGCATCTTACCGTGCAGCTTCCCCCCCGGAGGGGAAGTGGTCCTCTACTGGATTCAGGTGGCAACGGGAAACACGATCCACTACTTCTACAACAACCAGGACCAGGTGGAGCTGCAGGACCAGCACTTCAGAGGCCGGACGTCGCTGTTCAAGGACCAGATCTCCAGGGGGAACGCCTCGCTCCGGCTGACGGGGGTGCAGATTCAGGACCAAGGCCGATACCGATGCTACACCAGCAACAAGCCCGGCACCAAGGAGTCCTTTTCCAACTTGAACGTATACG CTCCGGTGCGTAAAGTCGACATTCGGCAGCTGGAGAACAGGATCACCTGCAGCTCAGAGGGGATCTACCCTGAACCTACGCTCACCTGGACCACCAAGCCTCCGTTTAACGAGACCCTCCAGAACCAAACCACAGTCCAGCAGACTGAGCAGCAGCTCTACAGCATCAGCAGCTTTCTGGTGGCTTCGGCTCCCGGTCTGGACTACAGCTGCACCGTCAGCACTCGAGTGAGCCAGAGGAGAGCCACGTGGTCTCTACCCA ccaACATCAGTGGCTCACGCACTGAAACAACGATCCGCTGCAGGTCCTCAGAAGGTCCTCCAACAGGCCTCATCTGGAGGTTCAACCACAGTCAGATCATCCTGAACCAGACCGGGACCGACTACACGACCTCAGAGGACTGGAAGAAGCATGTGAAGAGCAGTTCTGAGTCAGGGATCCTCACGCTAAAGGACTTATCTTCAAGTCAGGAGGGCATTTACAGCTGTGAGCTCAGTGACGCTGAGGAGACCTACAGCAGCTTCTTTCTGAGGCTGGAGGGAAGTCCAG aCAGTCACAATAATGTTGCAGAAATTGCAGGCTGGGTGATTGTAGTCTTTGTGGTTTGTGGATTAATCGCAGCAGCAATCTTTAAgttgaaatataaaaagagaaagaagaattCACAACCCAACGGTCAAACCTCTGA AGAACATGAGATGAATCCACTAAATGGACAAAAGACGGAGGAAGATAAATAA